A window of the Oncorhynchus keta strain PuntledgeMale-10-30-2019 chromosome 21, Oket_V2, whole genome shotgun sequence genome harbors these coding sequences:
- the LOC118400508 gene encoding protein BTG2-like, whose protein sequence is MNQGYSSRGEMGPEVTAAATFVSRLLRTRGFLSEHQLHDFRDCLQQSLSEHYQNHWFPDRPQKGSGYRCIRMNHEMDPIIGRAAGRIGLTSDQLFALLPRELTLWVDPFEVSYRIGEDGSICVLYEAAAPAAAPSPDPTQNCKNQFLICGRTSPPKNYLMTVSS, encoded by the exons ATGAACCAAGGATACTCCTCTAGAGGTGAAATGGGCCCCGAAGTAACGGCCGCTGCGACGTTTGTTTCCAGGTTATTGAGAACAAGAGGCTTCCTGAGTGAACACCAACTTCATGATTTCAGAGATTGTCTTCAACAGTCATTATCAG AGCACTACCAGAACCACTGGTTCCCAGACAGACCACAGAAGGGCTCGGGATACCGCTGCATCCGAATGAACCATGAAATGGACCCAATTATTGGCAGGGCTGCTGGTCGGATCGGACTTACTAGCGATCAGCTCTTCGCCCTCCTGCCCCGAGAGCTAACCCTCTGGGTGGACCCTTTTGAGGTCTCTTACCGCATCGGGGAGGATGGCTCCATATGTGTCCTCTATGAAGCAGCGGCGCCGGCAGCAGCACCAAGCCCCGACCCCACACAAAACTGCAAGAATCAATTTCTGATCTGTGGCCGCACTAGCCCGCCGAAGAACTACCTGATGACCGTCTCGAGCTAG